The DNA segment GGTGGCTTGCTTCCGTCTGCTGTTCCAAGCAGGATCTGGTTTGGCGTAAGAGGCTGCTGCGTTGCGTCATCTACCGGAACGTACGTAAGAGGCCGGGAGTTTAGGATCAGCTCGATCTCAGCCAGCGCAGTCTCGAGCACCTCGTCAGTCGGTCGGCGGGGAAGGTTAAGATGTCCAAGCACCTTCTTCACCGATCGCACCAAACGCTCCCAGCAGCCTCCGAAGTGTGGTGCTCCCGGTGGATTGAACGTCCACTTCAGTTCCGGACTGCAGAACTCTGTCATGAGCGCCTCGTGGTCCACACCGGCAATCGCGTCCCGTAGCTCTCGTGCTGTTCCCACGAAGTTCGTCCCGCAATCGCTGATGATCTCGCGGGGAACGCCGCGCCGGGCGATGAATCGGCGAACAGCAGCGATACACGATCCGGTACTAAGGGTGTGCGCTACCTCTAGGTGCACCGCTCGAACGGTGAGGCACGTGAAGATGACACCCCATCTTTTTTCGACGCGTCGTCCTACCGCGACAAGGAGAGGCCCAAAGTAATCCACCCCGGTATAGGTGAAGGGTCGCTGTCCCAAGGACAATCTGGGGTCGGGTAGGTGGCTCATCATCGGCGGGTTGGGTGTTGCTTCGCGATTTCGGCAGGTAGGACATGCTTTGCGCAGTTGCCGGTACGTCCTCAACAGGCAAGGGATCCAGTATCTTCGCCGAAGTTCACTAATCACCGTCATATGATTACAGTGCCTGAAACGTTCGTGAGCGTCTGTGATTAGTAATGTGGTACCACGATGGCTGGGGGGAAGGATTATGGGACGGCGCATCTCCGGACTCACTGCGCTGCACTCAGCCAATCTACCACCCATCACTATTACGCCGCTATCGTCAAGGACGGGTGATAGCTTAAACAGTGGACTCTCTTTCTTGATGCCTGTCTGCCACGGGTGTTTCCTTTCGTCTTGTCGCAGGCATCGGATCTCTTCGGGGTAGCTCTCCTGCTGGATCGATCTGAACACAATCAGTTCTGCTTCGGCCAGTTCTGGTTGCGTCAGGGGTCCCAGTTGTTTCGTTGTTCCACGGATGCTGTTCTGGACGTTAGAAATGAAGCGGATAGCATGTGCAACGGCTCGTAAAAGCCTTCTCCACTTGCTGAATCGCTCAAACTGGATGAACCCACCTGCTTCGACACCCTTGTCGACAGTTTGATGGTGGCACGCGCTTACCCGAAGCTCTTCAGTTGTGTCGTGAACAGCTTCCACCGCCGCGGGCCACTCGCACTCAGGTTCCCACAGGAAAGAAGGACCTCGAAACCAACGGCTGCCGGGTGACAGATCGGGGGTTTTCACCCACTTGGTTCCATCATCCGCTACATTGTACTTCGTCGGTAGCCATCGCCATTGTTGCACGTCTGTCGTCTCAAGCAACTCTCCGATCCGAAAGGCGACAAATTGATGATAGCGTCGGTGATCGGAATTTAGCCAGCTGACAACGTTTTTTGAGTCCGTCCAATACGTGGTGCGATGAATCTCCAGACGGTGTGATCGGATGATCGCCTTGCTCAGTCGCGCGCCTAGTACTGCTGCTTGCAACTCGAGTCTgggaattgataaaaaatttAGTGGCGCAACACGGGTCTTTGACGCAACGAGAGCACATTCGATGACACCGCCCTCCTCGAACCTGAAGTAAGCCACGGCAGCCATGCCGTGCTCGCTCGCATCACAAAAAATATGTAGCTCGATCTTAGCGCTGGTAGAGGTGACACGACGGTAACATCTAGGGATCGTCACTTGCGGAATTTTCGCCAATACTTTCAGCCAGGTAAACCACTTTTCCGCAATGTGGCCGTCGATTTCACGATCCCAATCATAACCACTTCTCCAAATTTCCTGCAGCAACATTTTCAGGAACATAAGGAACTGTCCCACTAGTCCCATCGGATCGTAAATGCTCATTAGCGTCCGCAACACCACTCGCTTCGTTGGAAGTTGTCCTCCAGACAGGATGCCCTGATCGTACTTCTTGGACAGCCGAAACGAAAAGGTATCCGTAAGGGTGTCCCACCACATACCAAGCACCTTTTCCGCACTGAACTCGTTACCCATGTTGAAACTCTTTTCCGTTTCAGTGATGGTCTGCACACGTTCCATGACTCGTGACGAATTGGAAATCCAGTTACGTATCTCGAATCCACCCCGAGAATGTATGTATCGCACCTGTTCCGCCAGAGAAATCGCTTCCTGTTCCGTTTCGACACTGAACAGCATATCGTCGACGTAGTGTTCGTTTCTGATACACTCCACCGCTCGTGGATACTCCGACTCGAACCGCTCTGCGTTGTGATTCTTCACGTACTGCGCGGTGCTCGGTGAACAGGCGGCTCCGAAGGTCATCACTGCAACAGCATACGTGACGGGTTCGTCACTGGCAGCATCTCCTTCCCAGAATATCATCTGGCTTCGCTGATCGGCCGGCTTTATCAACACTTGATGAAACATCTCGCGGATGTCTCCGACCACAGCCACGCTAAACTCCCGGAATTTGAACAGCACTTCCAACAGGTTAGCCGTAAGATCCGGTCCGGTGAGAAGATTGTTATTAAGGCTGATACCGTTAACGGTAGCGGCAGCATCGAACACTAAACGAATCTTACCTGGCTTATTTGGATTCGTTACAGGAAACACTGGCAGGTACCAGTCTCGGGGATGTCGTTCAGCCGCTTCAGCTTCCGTCAAGCGACGGATGTAACCTTTCTTCTCATAATTCCGTATCGTGTCTCGTACCGCTGCATCCAGTACTGGATCCTTCTGCATACGCCGTTTCAGACAGTGGTATCGTCTCAAAGCCATCGCTTTACTACAGGGCAGTCGAATATTTTCCGCTTTCCACAGCAGTCCCGATTCATATTGATCACTAACCAACACCGTTTCCTTTTCTAGAATCGCCATCGCCTTGTCGTCCTCTTTCGAGCGCCACACGCTGATTGGTTTTTCAACAGCAATGGTGTCCAGGGAGAACATCTTCTTCACCTCGGTGTTCAACAGCTCCGCACTCACTCCGTCGCACAGGCACACGTGGAAACTATTATACACTGCTCCGGGCACGTTCTCCGCTATCGGACACGGGCCGTAAATAATCCATCCCAAACGCGTTTTCGAGGCGACTGGCTCGTGTTCGCTCCTCTCAGCCGTCTTCAATGGTCTGGTCACTCGACAATTGTCGACACCAATGAGAATACGAGGCTGAACGTTGCTGTAAGAGGCGATCGGCAGCCCTCTCAGGTGCGAATACTGGTCAGCCAACTGAGAAACCGCCACCGTTTGCGTAGGTAACCCCAACATTTTTACCGTTCTCGCGTTGATCAGGTCGTACTTACGGCTCCCGTTTCTTCCAGATACTTCGAGGTTAAGGCGCACGGAACAGTTCTCTTGGCGCGTCACTCCGCCGGTCCACTGGATACAAAGCGGCACAGGTGTGCCCGTTAGCCCCAGTTCCTCTACCAAGGAGCTATCGATGAACGTCGAAGAGGAACCATCGTCCATAAAGGCAAATGTTTCGACCTCACCGCGCGGTCCATACGCCTTGATCGGCACGTATTTTAAAAGAGCGCGATCTACGGTTCCTGAATGCGTGTGGCACAAACCAACCTCTGGAGCGCGTTCTTCATCTGGCGCTGCGATGTGCAACAGGACGTGATGCATTCCGTTGCATCCGTTTACGCCGCACGCTGTTACAATCGAGCAGCCGGTCCTATGTCTGCCGAGACACTTCTTGCACAGACCTTTTTCCTTCACGTGGCTCCTTCGAGCTGCTACTGAAAAGTGCAGAAACCGTTTACATTGCGAAAGTGAGCTGCACGTACCTTTACACAGTTGACATTGTGGTGACGCTGTATTGGTGGTGGCCGCAGCAACCGGTAGAGACTCCGAACACCGAGACGTGTGCACGTTCCAGTATGTTGTTCGAGGGGGCTGATTTCCTGATCGGTCAGCCCGAACAGGCAGACGCGGTTGCTGAGAATTCTGCTCACGCTTGCCGGGTTCTTCCTTACGCTCGTTCGTAACACGGCGCAGTGGCTCCACACTGACATCTATCGCGTCTCGTGCCACTTCGCTGATCCATCTGCCAAAATCGGTAACACTACCACACCCGAATTGCCTCTTGTGTCGCGCCCATTCACGTGCAGGTGCGGACGGAAGCCTACTCACAAGCTCCCTGAGAAGCGCAACGTTATAGGCGTACTCCGGCAACCTCAGCGATTCGATCGTAGCACAGAGGTTTCTCACTGCAAACCCGAACTTAGCCAGAGAACGTAGGCAGTCTGGCTTTGGCACGGGCATCTTCCGAATCTTTTCGATCGTGGCCTCTATTATTTGGTCCGGTCGCCCGTACTGCGCTTCTAACATTTCAAGGACATCCTTCAAACTATTTGGAAGCAGTAGCAAATGACCAACTGACTCCATTGCTTCTCCTTTCAGGACTCGTTGCAGCCGTAGCAGATTCTCCTCGTCGGTAAACCCGTACACTTCCGTCGACTTCTCGAACATGCGGATGAACATGGGCCATTCTCGCGATTCACCACTGAACGTTGGTAACTCAGTCACGTTTCCACTCAGTCGGGCCGACCACTGTACTTCCGACAGGTTGCTAGCATTAGCGTACTGGGTAGGAGCCCTATACGATCGCGTACGATGCTGTGGTGGTATGGTGTGGTCCACCGGCGGGATAACCGATGCCCTACGATACGCGCTATCGTGACTTCTCCTCCAAGTGTAGTAGTCTGGGAATCGTGAGTAACCCTGAAAATCATACGGCGGTGGTACGTGGGCTGTACTCGCGAATTGGGGTGTCTCAGGTACCCCTCTGAACGATGAAGCCATACCGAAGCGATCCGTTGCCGTTACCCACTGCTCGGCTTTAGGCCGCTGAACACTGTCCCGCATGCTGCCACCTAGTGCCATCATTTCAGCCTCTTCGAGCTCAATCAACTCAATCTCCATCTTCCTCAACTCAATCTGCCTTCTTTCAACCTCAATCCTTTTCCGAACCAATTCGGCATTTCGGGAAATCGAACCTTGTTCGATTGCAATGGCCGACTCCATCGGTATCGCAGCTAAGTACGCTTGGTGCTCGCCCGATGGCGCCTGATGCGGCGGCTCATCCCGATGACCGTTAGTGAAATTGCGTTCCGCGGTATTTTCGTTCGgtagtgtgcgtgtttgtgatTCAACCCGGCGACTGTTCGCGCTGCTTATACCGTGTTGCGTTACCTCTGACATAACAGGCGTGATGGGGCTCCTTGGCATTGCTTGATCAGCGTGAACGCTAGCGCGTCCCGCCGCCGAGCCAACACTCCCACGCTGATCAGGCGTGTCCTGCGTATCATAAAGCGACACGAAAGATATCCTCGAAGGACCGGGCAGCGGTGACCGCAAATGACGCTCATCTCGCTGGTCAATGACCCTTGGGGTCAATGCCCGATGTGACCCTTCCGCAGTCGAGGGGCCTGGCTCACTCCATGGCGCTGCTTGGTTGGCTTGGACTTCTACGCGTCCCGCCATCGAGTCGGCTCCCGTCTCCTGGTTATCACCATTAGCTCCAAACATTTCACTGCACTCACTTTCACTCGGTTAGTCTCTTTTAATTAGCACGGAAAAGTTCGAATAATATTTTGGAATGTAGCGTTCGGATTGTGTTGTGAGTCTTTTTTAGGTcgtgtgtgaaaagtgttaATATTATAAGTGGTGCTTTGCGTTTTATTAACCCACGCCAAAATATTACTCACTTCTAGTGGTTGTTCACGCTACAGAAAATTTCCGTCGAAAAAGGCCCTACGGCGCCAGCCCAACCCTTTTTATAGCGAATTGCGCCGCCTACGCTCTTCAACTTTCCGACTCGCGCGTGTAACCACTACTCGTTATCATGAGTCGTCCCGTCACCCCAATGTTTACGTTCTGTAATGTTTACGTTCTTCAAcacccgaagaactaagaaaacattcagagaaagagccacagattttaactgcatatgaacgattctcaagataggagttgaaccacggcaatatagagccaccgaaacctagttttcgaagctttgcaacaagtaatgatagaggtatactgtcaaatgccgctttgaaatcggtatagatagtgtctacttgcttaccactagacagataggcggcgctctagcagcaatcgaacacgacatccgacacgaacaaacccatataatcatatggaggtgcactgtcagacacaaacaaacaaacaagaaaaacgtcgagtcgaacatgtcagttgtttctgtctgtgatgttcgatacccacctgtgctgtgagtaccttggctgtcaaacgcttcacagctacagtagatagaattcaattcgggacatttttaagtttgtttacgtagtttgtctctttttcttcttaaaattgcgtgcaaaatatttaaaatagctatcattgttaaacttttcaatcaattataacatcaaatataaaggattgaaacgtattaaactattgtgtgtacataatccatgtgtatgcactgtatgtgttttggcatggacgtttgtttacatttttcaatattaaatttgaatgatttctatgttattatagatgtgaataactagtaaattatgagttgaatcttccccctgtaggtggatattcatttaaactatgaaaatgcttcattttcgagacgaaaagaaaggcgtattgcagtgcatcatgacaggtctataagacatcgaacagctgacagagcacctatcgaacagagtcgtgtttgtttgtctcgttcgattggtcccagagcgccgccatagtgatatagagaagacaaaaaacacattaggttggtggacactgagcgattgggcataaagccgtgttgttccgtagaaatataattttttacacaaggcattacagataaatggacaattgactcgaggattttagaacacgcacaaataatagaaatgcctctgtagtttgatgctagtgtgcggtcacctttcttataaatgggaacaagccaagctagtttccattgactaggaaaaatccctacactaagcgagcgagaaaaaagacgagtgagaataggagtgagggtattgccacattttttcaaaacacaggcagggatgccatcggggcctggtgaaaacgaagttttaagtttggataaagcggattttactaggctttcacttacaacgactgaattacatgatatcacatcagagggcgtgtaagacaagcctacgtccaaaggaaccttaaaagtactagtatcgacaaatacactagagaaatgtttggcaaacaggttacatatatcacgattggacgtagcagaggacagatcaagaaacagggtggatggaaggctaGCAGAGCCACGCCGAGGgttcgcaaaacgaaagaatgacccaggatcaatagtgaagcgcatttgaagacgccgaacgtagcgacgatacagatggagattaagaagacgataagccttagccgcatatttatatacacaaagattgtgtaaagtattatttaaacggtaggcgcgttgagcgcggtttttgtccgattttaatagacgtaaagctctgttcaaccacttaggattaggagcgggtttaaggagaggacagcaggaagggaaggcggaagtgattacattagtaaacgctgctacagcttgatttatgtcacagtcagcatcaataaaggaccaatcggtatcggctaatatacgatgaagcttttggtagtccaatttcctaaaattgaacatacgagccgtaagtattcgttgggaggatgcagggcgagagtgcgtaaggagcacgcttgtctcaagagcaggatgatgattgtctagcgcgacgagtttaacaggtgaagctatgacgggggagcagcactCCAAGAAGtcagcattggcaaatagaagatctaattgtcttccgcgtatattttttttgccggataattgcagcaaaccgtttaccgacattccatcaagcagagaaacattttcacgagatacaccagtaggaatgaagtgattaacgcacgatgccgacggttgccaggagagtgatggtgaattaaaatcaccaagtaacaccataagatcatttggtttcagtttgccagcaacgaaactaacacTCTCATGTAAAACGTCAAAAACTACTTCGGAAGAACGCAAATCGGGTGGGATTTAAACGACGCCGATATAGATTGCAAGGTTAtgaagcttaacaattgtccaaacagactccagcgagtcgaacggcagtgataaagttgacgagttcagcacggaagagcaggcaatgagtacaccaccaccacggcaacggttactgttgagagaatttcggtcgcagcgatagatgacatacgcatcctccgagataagagaggacggaattgagccatcgagccatgtttcagttaacaccaacacatccatatcaagctcagatagagagaggcgtaactcgtctagttttgtgcgcaatcctcttacgttttgatagtagatgtttagtcgatcgatcgaaggaatgagagagcgagatgcgccgggagtgctcacgctgcaagttattaacggcggaagagagtcggacggattgtgtgtattagatgcagggttagcttccatcaattcgggtaaagtcggtagttcatgaaaatcttcagctggatcagccggtttacgcttgctgaaagtactgcgtataaggcaagctcataggaccatgatcgggcgaaatagtgaaatcagcgtttcgcagttgtgtcgtgtggttgatagaaggtggcgatgaatgatgatccgattcacgggtaacaggcgcagaaggtgcatggaatgctgcagtagtgggtcgccaaacattgacggagcggggattaaggtcgatgaactccttaaaagagatcccgcgaggccaggttgaagcagccaaagcaatagcctggtgcgaatccggtacaccaagtttaaaagatacgtaggagagcgtagaaagatcccggtcgcATCGTACAAGGCTgtataccaagatgtcgtctgtccctatgttggaacaggccatttcacggatcgcttccatcggagtatcaggagcaatacgggagataaagacccaagtacggagcgttcaggaacggtcgtaatattgTTGTAGGACAACCCTGTACCCGATGAcagcatagcgcgtgtaacggAATTGGTagtcgggagagcgatccatcaatcgacgtttggaaggattctcaccaacagcttgatgggtgagcttagaggccgcaactggaatcgtggtcgttgagtgcgtagcaggaatcgcagAATAATGAGCAGAATAATGTAGtggtatgcgtggcaagatgagagttgtgcttgttcattagtgagttgaaggaagtgagaa comes from the Anopheles coluzzii chromosome 2, AcolN3, whole genome shotgun sequence genome and includes:
- the LOC120956143 gene encoding uncharacterized protein LOC120956143; this translates as MFGANGDNQETGADSMAGRVEVQANQAAPWSEPGPSTAEGSHRALTPRVIDQRDERHLRSPLPGPSRISFVSLYDTQDTPDQRGSVGSAAGRASVHADQAMPRSPITPVMSEVTQHGISSANSRRVESQTRTLPNENTAERNFTNGHRDEPPHQAPSGEHQAYLAAIPMESAIAIEQGSISRNAELVRKRIEVERRQIELRKMEIELIELEEAEMMALGGSMRDSVQRPKAEQWVTATDRFGMASSFRGVPETPQFASTAHVPPPYDFQGYSRFPDYYTWRRSHDSAYRRASVIPPVDHTIPPQHRTRSYRAPTQYANASNLSEVQWSARLSGNVTELPTFSGESREWPMFIRMFEKSTEVYGFTDEENLLRLQRVLKGEAMESVGHLLLLPNSLKDVLEMLEAQYGRPDQIIEATIEKIRKMPVPKPDCLRSLAKFGFAVRNLCATIESLRLPEYAYNVALLRELVSRLPSAPAREWARHKRQFGCGSVTDFGRWISEVARDAIDVSVEPLRRVTNERKEEPGKREQNSQQPRLPVRADRSGNQPPRTTYWNVHTSRCSESLPVAAATTNTASPQCQLCKGTCSSLSQCKRFLHFSVAARRSHVKEKGLCKKCLGRHRTGCSIVTACGVNGCNGMHHVLLHIAAPDEERAPEVGLCHTHSGTVDRALLKYVPIKAYGPRGEVETFAFMDDGSSSTFIDSSLVEELGLTGTPVPLCIQWTGGVTRQENCSVRLNLEVSGRNGSRKYDLINARTVKMLGLPTQTVAVSQLADQYSHLRGLPIASYSNVQPRILIGVDNCRVTRPLKTAERSEHEPVASKTRLGWIIYGPCPIAENVPGAVYNSFHVCLCDGVSAELLNTEVKKMFSLDTIAVEKPISVWRSKEDDKAMAILEKETVLVSDQYESGLLWKAENIRLPCSKAMALRRYHCLKRRMQKDPVLDAAVRDTIRNYEKKGYIRRLTEAEAAERHPRDWYLPVFPVTNPNKPGKIRLVFDAAATVNGISLNNNLLTGPDLTANLLEVLFKFREFSVAVVGDIREMFHQVLIKPADQRSQMIFWEGDAASDEPVTYAVAVMTFGAACSPSTAQYVKNHNAERFESEYPRAVECIRNEHYVDDMLFSVETEQEAISLAEQVRYIHSRGGFEIRNWISNSSRVMERVQTITETEKSFNMGNEFSAEKVLGMWWDTLTDTFSFRLSKKYDQGILSGGQLPTKRVVLRTLMSIYDPMGLVGQFLMFLKMLLQEIWRSGYDWDREIDGHIAEKWFTWLKVLAKIPQVTIPRCYRRVTSTSAKIELHIFCDASEHGMAAVAYFRFEEGGVIECALVASKTRVAPLNFLSIPRLELQAAVLGARLSKAIIRSHRLEIHRTTYWTDSKNVVSWLNSDHRRYHQFVAFRIGELLETTDVQQWRWLPTKYNVADDGTKWVKTPDLSPGSRWFRGPSFLWEPECEWPAAVEAVHDTTEELRVSACHHQTVDKGVEAGGFIQFERFSKWRRLLRAVAHAIRFISNVQNSIRGTTKQLGPLTQPELAEAELIVFRSIQQESYPEEIRCLRQDERKHPWQTGIKKESPLFKLSPVLDDSGVIVMGGRRVEKRWGVIFTCLTVRAVHLEVAHTLSTGSCIAAVRRFIARRGVPREIISDCGTNFVGTARELRDAIAGVDHEALMTEFCSPELKWTFNPPGAPHFGGCWERLVRSVKKVLGHLNLPRRPTDEVLETALAEIELILNSRPLTYVPVDDATQQPLTPNQILLGTADGSKPPVAYSSGSDAVNSSWKAAQHIADLFWKAWVRDYLPVLGKRTKWFEAAEPLGVGDLVLIVDENLPRNCWPKGLIEEAIKGKDGQVRQAVVRTAKGIYKRPATKIAKLETTRGDRI